Proteins encoded by one window of Nomascus leucogenys isolate Asia chromosome 19, Asia_NLE_v1, whole genome shotgun sequence:
- the RFLNB gene encoding refilin-B, with amino-acid sequence MVGRLSLQDVPELVDAKKKGDGVLDSPDSGLPPSPSPSHWGLAAGGGGGGGGERAPAPGALEPDAAATPAAPSPVSLPLTPGCALRLCPLSFGEGVEFDPLPPKEVRYTSSVKYDSERHFIDDVQLPLGLAVASCSQTVTCIPNGTWRNYKAEVRFEPRHRPTRFLSTTIVYPKYPKTIYTTTLDYNCRKTLRRFLSSVELETAELLGSDDLSDER; translated from the exons ATGGTGGGCCGGCTGAGCCTGCAGGATGTGCCGGAGCTCGTGGACGCGAAGAAGAAGGGCGACGGCGTCCTGGACAGCCCGGACTCGGGGctgccccccagccccagccccagccactgGGGGCTCGCGGCGGGCGGAGGCGGCGGAGGCGGCGGAGAGCGCGCGCCGGCACCGGGGGCGCTGGAGCCCGACGCGGCGGCCACCCCCGCGGCTCCG AGTCCAGTGTCTCTCCCCCTGACTCCCGGCTGTGCGCTGAGGCTGTGTCCCCTGTCCTTTGGCGAAGGAGTGGAGTTTGACCCCTTACCACCAAAGGAAGTAAG GTACACCTCCTCGGTCAAGTACGACTCCGAGCGGCACTTCATCGACGACGTGCAGCTGCCCCTGGGCCTGGCGGTGGCCTCCTGCAGCCAGACGGTCACCTGCATCCCCAATGGCACGTGGCGCAACTACAAGGCTGAGGTGCGTTTCGAGCCACGCCACAGGCCCACGCGCTTCCTCAGCACCACCATCGTCTACCCCAAGTACCCCAAGACCATCTACACCACCACCCTGGATTACAACTGCCGCAAGACGCTGAGGAGGTTCCTGTCCAGCGTGGAGCTCGAAACCGCGGAGCTCCTGGGCAGCGACGACCTCTCCGATGAACGCTGA
- the C19H17orf97 gene encoding LOW QUALITY PROTEIN: protein LIAT1 (The sequence of the model RefSeq protein was modified relative to this genomic sequence to represent the inferred CDS: deleted 3 bases in 2 codons; substituted 1 base at 1 genomic stop codon) produces the protein METRGPGLAVRADSRRLVGSGSRAPPGRAGLQPNGRMDRRGGAGTSGYEDNDGEEEERKGGAAGPRGSRLPPITGGASELAKRKVKKKKKRKKTTKGSGKGDDKRQNQSLKSQPLSSSFHDILSPCKDRGPKPEHRQNKVENKHLPSDSSTISLPDFAEIADSLANRINESLRWDGILADPEAEKERIRIYKLNRRKRYRCLALKGFPPDPEPXGFHADPNAEETPENLPYLSDKDGSSSHRQPTSKAERPSLYFEGNLTPKLLHSDLAPTLLE, from the exons ATGGAGACGCGTGGCCCTGGCCTGGCG GTCCGCGCTGACAGCCGTCGACTAGTCGGCAGCGGGTCTCGGGCGCCCCCGGGGCGGGCTGGGTTGCAGCCCAACGGGCGGATGGACCGCCGCGGTGGGGCGGGGACGTCGGGGTACGAGGACAACGACGGCGAGGAGGAGGAGCGGAAGGGCGGCGCCGCGGGCCCGCGGGGGTCTAGACTGCCTCCCATCACAGGCGGCGCCTCCGAGCTGGCCAAACGGaaggtgaaaaagaagaaaaaaaggaagaagacgACCAAGGGGTCTGGCAAGGGGGACG ATAAACGTCAGAATCAGAGCCTGAAGAGCCAGccactttcttcctcctttcatgACATCTTAAGTCCTTGCAAAGACCGTGGCCCAAAACCAGAGCACAGACAGAACAAAGTGGAAAACAAGCACCTCCCTTCCGACTCCTCCACCATCAGCCTCCCCGACTTTGCCGAAATAGCAGACAGCCTTGCGAACCGGATCAACGAAAGTCTGCGTTGGGATGGAATTCTTGCTGACCcggaggcagagaaggaaaggatTCGCATCTATAAACTGAACCGGAGAAAGCGGTACCGGTGCTTGGCCCTCAAGGGCTTCCCCCCCGACCCCGAGCCCT AGGGCTTCCACGCCGACCCCAATGCCGAGGAGACCCCTGAGAACTTACCCTACCTCTCGGACAAAGACGGCAGCTCCAGCCACAGGCAGCCCACGTCGAAAGCCGAGCGCCCCAGTCTCTATTTTGAAGGAAACCTTACCCCAAAGCTTCTACACTCTGATTTAGCTCCTACTCTGCTGGAGTAA